One window of Myripristis murdjan chromosome 8, fMyrMur1.1, whole genome shotgun sequence genomic DNA carries:
- the ccdc43 gene encoding coiled-coil domain-containing protein 43: protein MAAPVVDTGGFESWLNDRLDSLEVDREVYGAYILGVLQEEETDEEKGDALQGILSAFLEEGMLEDVCRQIIQQWTESCARSAAKGDADDVDVQAIASMIEKQAQIVVKQKEVSEESKKRKEALLAQYANVTDEEDEDQEEESTSGTNFPGAEKSLFKNTNVEEVLIRQKQKREQAREESVKKKESDKMQREKDKLAKQERKDKEKKRTQKGERKR from the exons ATGGCTGCGCCCGTGGTGGACACCGGGGGGTTTGAAAGCTGGCTAAATGATCGGCTAGACTCGCTGGAAGTGGACCGTGAGGTGTACGGCGCGTACATTTTGGGCGTCCTGCAAGAAGAGGAGACCGACGAGGAGAAAGGAGATGCGCTTCAAGGAATTTTATCCGCATTTTTG GAGGAAGGCATGCTGGAAGACGTGTGCAGACAGATCATCCAACAGTGGACAGAAAGCTGTGCCCGATCAGCAGCCAAGGGCGATGCTGATGACG TTGATGTCCAGGCAATCGCCAGTATGATCGAGAAGCAGGCTCAGATCGTGGTGAAACAGAAGGAAGTGTCTGAGGAGTccaagaagaggaaagaggccCTCCTCGCACAGTACGCCAACGTTACAGACGAAGAAGA TGAAGATCAAGAAGAGGAGTCAACAAGCGGGACTAATTTTCCCGGAGCTGAAAAAT CCCTGTTCAAGAACACCAACGTGGAGGAGGTTCTGATCAGACAAAAGCAAAAGCGGGAGCAGGCTCGCGAGGAATCTGTCAAGAAGAAGGAGTCTGACAAGATGCAGCGGGAGAAGGACAAACTCGCCAAGCAGGAGAGGAAGGACAAGGAGAAGAAGCGTACACAGAAAGGTGAACGCAAGAGATAA